Proteins encoded by one window of Musa acuminata AAA Group cultivar baxijiao chromosome BXJ2-9, Cavendish_Baxijiao_AAA, whole genome shotgun sequence:
- the LOC135623026 gene encoding probable xyloglucan endotransglucosylase/hydrolase protein 23, protein MALRFLLLVSSMVAIASAGFHQNFDITWGEGHAKFLDNGQLLTLSLDKASGAGFQSKDEYLFGKIDMQIKLVPGNSAGTVTAYYLSSEGPAHDEIDFEFLGNLSGDPYTLHTNVFAQGKGNREMQFKLWFDPTKQFHTYSILWNPRHIIFMVDGTPIRDFKNLESRGVAFPKNQPMRIYSSLWNADDWATRGGLVKTDWTKAPFVASYRNFNADACVPASGRSRCDSAKSGWWNQELDSASHARMRWVQKNYMIYNYCNDVKRFPQGLPPECSIA, encoded by the exons ATGGCATTAAGGTTTTTGTTGCTGGTTTCCTCCATGGTGGCCATTGCCTCGGCTGGCTTCCACCAGAACTTTGACATCACCTGGGGCGAGGGCCATGCCAAGTTCCTCGACAATGGCCAGCTCCTCACGCTCTCCCTCGACAAGGCCTCGGGCGCCGGCTTCCAGTCCAAGGATGAGTACCTCTTCGGCAAGATCGACATGCAGATCAAGCTCGTCCCCGGGAACTCCGCCGGCACTGTCACCGCCTACTAC CTATCTTCCGAAGGACCGGCTCATGATGAGATCGACTTCGAGTTTCTGGGGAACCTCAGCGGAGACCCTTACACTCTGCACACCAATGTGTTCGCACAGGGGAAGGGGAACAGGGAGATGCAGTTCAAGCTCTGGTTTGATCCCACCAAGCAGTTCCACACCTACTCCATCCTCTGGAACCCAAGGCACATCAT CTTCATGGTCGATGGAACTCCTATCAGAGACTTCAAGAACCTGGAATCGAGGGGCGTTGCCTTCCCCAAGAACCAACCCATGAGGATCTACTCCAGCCTCTGGAACGCCGATGATTGGGCCACCAGAGGCGGGCTCGTCAAGACCGACTGGACGAAGGCACCCTTCGTTGCCTCTTACAGAAACTTCAACGCCGACGCATGTGTTCCGGCTTCCGGTAGGTCACGCTGCGACTCCGCCAAAAGTGGCTGGTGGAACCAAGAGCTGGATTCCGCGAGCCATGCGAGGATGAGATGGGTGCAGAAGAACTACATGATCTACAACTACTGCAACGACGTCAAGCGGTTTCCTCAGGGCCTGCCTCCGGAGTGCTCCATAGCTTGA